In Kocuria turfanensis, a single genomic region encodes these proteins:
- the ribH gene encoding 6,7-dimethyl-8-ribityllumazine synthase: MSGHGAPDIDLSAADASGLRVAVVASSWHTVIMDGLLDGARRALADAGVTDAAVVRVPGSFELPVAAARLAPGLDAVVALGVVVRGGTPHFDYVCSAATQGLTDVSVRTGVPVGFGVLTCDTEEQGLDRAGLEGSQEDKGYEATAAAVQTALLLRSLGV; encoded by the coding sequence ATGAGCGGACACGGAGCCCCCGACATCGACCTGAGCGCCGCCGACGCGAGCGGACTGCGCGTCGCCGTCGTCGCCTCCAGCTGGCACACGGTGATCATGGACGGGCTGCTCGACGGCGCCCGCCGCGCGCTCGCCGACGCCGGCGTGACCGACGCGGCGGTCGTGCGCGTGCCCGGCAGCTTCGAGCTGCCGGTCGCCGCCGCCCGTCTGGCGCCCGGACTGGACGCCGTGGTGGCACTGGGCGTGGTCGTCCGCGGGGGCACCCCGCACTTCGACTACGTCTGCTCCGCCGCCACCCAGGGCCTCACGGACGTCTCGGTGCGCACCGGCGTGCCCGTCGGCTTCGGCGTGCTGACCTGCGACACCGAGGAACAGGGACTCGACCGCGCCGGCCTGGAGGGCTCCCAGGAGGACAAGGGCTACGAGGCGACGGCCGCCGCGGTGCAGACCGCCCTGCTGCTGCGCTCGCTCGGCGTCTGA
- a CDS encoding phosphoribosyl-ATP diphosphatase — translation MKTFETLFAEISDKAVTRPEGSGTVRELDTGVHGIGKKVVEEAAEVWMACEYETSEQAAEEISQLLYHLQVMMVAKGLTLEDVYRHL, via the coding sequence GTGAAAACCTTCGAGACCCTCTTCGCCGAGATCAGCGACAAAGCCGTGACCCGACCGGAAGGCTCCGGCACGGTCCGGGAGCTGGACACCGGGGTGCACGGGATCGGCAAGAAGGTCGTCGAGGAGGCCGCCGAGGTCTGGATGGCGTGCGAGTACGAGACCTCCGAGCAGGCCGCGGAGGAGATCTCCCAGCTGCTCTACCACCTGCAGGTCATGATGGTCGCCAAGGGCCTGACGCTCGAGGACGTCTACCGCCACCTCTGA
- a CDS encoding GTP cyclohydrolase II: protein MTPDAPLVSSEPVVVPTPEGRFEVVGWQVPGRPGDPAAEHLSLTAPSSERVPVGQPPLVRLHSECLTGDVFGSYRCDCGPQLHLALRRIADDGGTLLYLRNHEGRGIGLVNKLRAYKLQDGGADTVEANELLGLPADARDYTAAAAILHRLGLTRIRLLSNNPAKAERLAELGIDVVAMVPNEVPARPENHDYLATKRDRMHHRLRHVDDTTAHPGGPAHAGDRTNSTGDLTP from the coding sequence ATGACGCCGGACGCCCCGCTGGTGAGCTCCGAGCCCGTGGTCGTGCCCACCCCCGAGGGGCGGTTCGAGGTCGTGGGCTGGCAGGTGCCCGGCCGGCCCGGGGACCCGGCCGCCGAGCACCTCAGCCTCACCGCCCCGTCCTCGGAGCGGGTGCCCGTGGGCCAGCCCCCGCTCGTGCGGCTGCACTCCGAGTGCCTCACCGGGGACGTCTTCGGCTCCTACCGGTGCGACTGCGGCCCGCAGCTGCACCTGGCCCTGCGCCGGATCGCCGACGACGGCGGCACCCTGCTGTACCTGCGCAACCACGAGGGCCGCGGGATCGGCCTGGTGAACAAGCTGCGGGCCTACAAGCTCCAGGACGGCGGGGCGGACACCGTGGAGGCCAACGAGCTGCTCGGCCTGCCCGCCGACGCCCGGGACTACACCGCCGCCGCGGCCATCCTGCACCGCCTGGGCCTGACCCGGATCCGGCTGCTCAGCAACAACCCCGCCAAGGCCGAGCGGCTGGCCGAGCTGGGCATCGACGTCGTCGCGATGGTGCCCAACGAGGTCCCGGCCCGCCCCGAGAACCACGACTACCTCGCGACCAAGCGGGACCGCATGCACCACCGTCTGCGCCACGTCGACGACACCACCGCACACCCCGGCGGACCGGCGCACGCCGGCGACCGCACGAACAGCACAGGAGACCTCACCCCATGA
- the hisG gene encoding ATP phosphoribosyltransferase, which produces MLRVAVPNKGALSEAAVTMLKEAGYRQRRDSRELVLVDPEANIEFFYLRPRDIAVYVGGGTLDVGITGRDLLLDSGAHADEDLALDFARSTFRFAGPAGRYSSIAELAGRRIATSYDGLLRDYLAERGVDASVVRLDGAVESSIRLGVADAIADVVETGNTLRAAGLQVFGEPIMTSEALLIRSRRAEEPEGLSVLRRRLQGVLVARQYVMMDYDVAEELVEAATKITPGMEGPTISRLGRGNAWAVRAMVPKSETNKVMDALYDVGARAILVSPIQAARI; this is translated from the coding sequence ATGCTGCGTGTCGCAGTGCCCAACAAGGGCGCCCTGTCCGAAGCCGCCGTCACCATGCTCAAGGAGGCCGGGTACCGGCAGCGCCGCGACTCCCGCGAGCTGGTGCTCGTTGACCCCGAGGCCAACATCGAGTTCTTCTACCTGCGCCCGCGCGACATCGCGGTGTACGTGGGCGGGGGAACCCTCGACGTCGGGATCACCGGCCGCGACCTGCTGCTGGACTCCGGCGCGCACGCCGACGAGGACCTGGCCCTGGACTTCGCCCGCTCCACCTTCCGCTTCGCCGGACCCGCCGGCCGGTACTCCTCGATCGCCGAGCTCGCCGGCAGGCGCATCGCCACCAGCTACGACGGGCTGCTGCGGGACTACCTGGCCGAGCGCGGCGTGGACGCCTCGGTGGTGCGCCTCGACGGGGCCGTGGAGTCCTCCATCCGGCTGGGCGTCGCCGACGCGATCGCCGACGTGGTGGAGACCGGCAACACCCTCCGCGCCGCAGGGCTGCAGGTGTTCGGGGAGCCCATCATGACCTCCGAGGCCCTGCTGATCCGCAGCCGCCGGGCGGAGGAGCCCGAGGGCCTGTCCGTGCTGCGCCGCCGACTGCAGGGCGTGCTCGTGGCCCGGCAGTACGTGATGATGGACTACGACGTCGCCGAGGAGCTCGTCGAGGCCGCCACCAAGATCACCCCCGGCATGGAGGGCCCCACCATCTCCCGGCTGGGCCGCGGCAACGCGTGGGCGGTGCGCGCCATGGTCCCGAAGTCGGAGACCAACAAGGTGATGGACGCCCTCTACGACGTCGGCGCCCGCGCCATCCTGGTCTCCCCGATCCAGGCCGCCCGCATCTGA